In the Engystomops pustulosus chromosome 2, aEngPut4.maternal, whole genome shotgun sequence genome, one interval contains:
- the LOC140119767 gene encoding uncharacterized protein has protein sequence MTLIVAVVGRANKCFLVLLKIVIKSIKNSEVQSRRTDQAKILESMSAVSTLGSDLIVLGRDKSKGGSHGRPPSSPRVDIEDNQSHLSTEKGDKNRVSFDKRFTQKSSLDQHVKIHAGEKPFSCPVCGKCFSEKGNLSKHERTHTGKKPFSCSECGKCFSQKGNLSGHQRTHTGEKPFSCTEHEKCFSRKGELFRHHTIHTGEKRFSSTECGKCFSQKGHLSSHQRTHTGEKPLSCTICGKCFNEKGNLSRHQRTHKGEKPFSCTECGKCFGEKEGLIQHLTIHTGEKPFSCTECGKCFFGKTYLVRHQTIHTGEKPFLCSECGKCFSQKGHLSSHQRTHTGEKPFSCTECEKCFSRKGELFRHHTIHTGETSFSCSECEKCFIRKSDLVRHHKIHTGEKRFSCTECGKCFSQKGHLSSHQRTHTGEKPLLTQKPECGTDPDTNRQVALRLAHVRERRLIMKATFNCSVANGDGSNSMCKEHCKKGSSELRQTRKNIVVLSGISFDLAKFMIQPSCLSVTMIQKPHRQNFHLRMMVQNGDQMHTSILDLTLEIISLITGEGGVWVMTVSLCVCQVPIRCQDVTVYFSMEEWEYIEGHKDQYKDVKMVKGLPGIEKNREQIAARILDLTLEIISLITGEDFTVLKKSSGESVTPSVSGGWTQSHNTKPPPHSLIHEQKILELTSRITELLSGEVPIRCQDITVYFSMEEWEYIKGHKEQYKDIMMEDHQLLTSTDGSSQKNHPDRCSSREYSQDCPEDPEQIFPWNHQGIISTMFLPSRDFCPSLIYNLISGHLSLFSHVPHVGSFQESCGGRRSGEEIPSSVTEEGDKNKRSSRRRPPSSLCGRVEDNQSHLSTVKGNNGDERKFSCSKRFMQKSSLDQHVKIHTLEKPFSCPKCEKCFRNQSILNKHQRTHKSEEKPYSCIECGKVFTHKSVFSKHQRTHTEEKPLSCTECGKCFGKKAGLIQHMKIHIGEKPFSCTECGKCFGEKGKLSRHQRTHTGEKPFLCSECGKCFGEKGKLSRHQRTHTGEKPFSCTECGKGFGKKDSLIHHQRIHIEILPFSCTKCGKLFSQKGDLFRHHRTHIEKSFSCTECGKCFSQKRDLFRHQIIHTGEKPFSCNECGKCFSQKRDLFRHQIIHTGEKPFSCTECGKCFSHKPGLVQHQMTHTGIKPFSCAECGKCFKEKGKLSRHRGTHTGEKPFSCTECGKCFRERGKLLVHQRTHTGERPFLCTECGKCFNYKSDLVDHNRTHTGEKPFLCIECGKCFMYKSSLVAHKRKHTEEKRC, from the exons ATGACGTTAATCGTTGCTGTGGTAGGTCGAGCCAACAaatgttttttagttttattaaaaattgtgataAAGAGCATCAAAAATAGTGAAGTTCAGAGCAGGAGAACTGATCAAGCCAAGATCCTTGAGTCCATGAGCGCAGTCTCCACCTTAGGATCGGATCTAATTGTTTTAGGCA GAGACAAAAGTAAAggaggttcccatggacgtcccccctcatctcctcgtGTTGACATAGAAGATAATCAatcacatctttccacagagaAGGGAGATAAAAATAGGGTTTCATTCGACAAGCGGTTTACTCAGAAATCGAGTCTTGATCAACATGTGAAAATTCAtgcaggggagaaaccattttcatgtcctgtATGTGGAAAATGCTTTAGTGAAAAGGGAAATCTCTCTaaacatgagagaactcacacagggaagaagccattttcatgttctgaatgtggaaaatgttttagccaAAAAGGAAATTTGTctggacatcagagaactcacacaggggagaagccattttcatgcactgaACATGAAAAATGTTTTAGCCGAAAAGGAGAACTTTTTAGACATCAtacaattcacacaggggagaagcgatTCTCaagtactgaatgtggaaaatgttttagccaAAAAGGACATTTGTCTagccaccagagaactcacacaggggagaagccacttTCATGTACTATATGTGGAAAATGCTTCAATGAAAAAGGAAATCTCtctagacatcagagaactcacaaaggggagaagccattttcatgtacagaatgtggaaaatgttttggtgAGAAAGAAGGTCTTATTCAACACCTgacaattcacacaggggagaagccattttcctgtactgaatgtggaaaatgtttttttggaaaaacatatcttgttagacatcagacaattcacacaggggagaagccatttttatgttctgaatgtggaaaatgttttagccaAAAAGGACATTTGTCTagccaccagagaactcacacaggagagaagccattttcatgcactgaatgtgaaaaatgttttagcCGAAAAGGAGAACTTTTTAGACACCAtacaattcacacaggggagacatcattttcatgttctgaatgtgaaaaatgttttatcagaaaaagcgatcttgttagacatcataaaattcacacaggggagaagcgattctcatgtactgaatgtggaaaatgttttagccaAAAAGGACATTTGTCTagccaccagagaactcacacaggagagaagccatt GCTAACTCAGAAGCCAGAGTGTGGAACTGACCCTGACACCAACAGACAAGTCGCCTTG AGGTTGGCCCATGTCAGGGAAAGGAGACTGATCATGAAAGCCACCTTCAACTGTTCTGTGGCAAACGGCGATGGCAGCaattcaatgtgcaaggagcactgc AAGAAAGGAAGTTCTGAATTGAGACAGACACGCAAAAATATCGTTGTCCTGTCGGGAATTAGTTTCGATTTGGCCAAATTTATGATCCAACCCAGTTGCTTGAGTGTGACCATG ATACAGAAGCCTCACAGACAGAATTTCCATTTAAGGATGATGGTCCAGAATGGAGACCAGATGCATACAAGTATTCTGGACCTCACACTGGAGatcatctccttgataaccggagag ggaggtgtctgggtgatgactgtgtcattgtgtgtgtgtcaggttcctataaggtgtcaggacgtcactgtctatttctccatggaggagtgggagtatatagaaggacacaaggaccagtacaaggatgTAAAAATGGTGAAAGGTCTACCAGGAATTGAGAAGAACAGAGAACAGATAGCTGCTAGGATCCTGGACCTAACCCTGGAGATCATCTCCTTGATAACTGGGGAG GATTTCACAGTATtaaagaagtcgtctggtgagtctGTGACACccagtgtgtcaggaggatggacccagagccacAACACcaagcctccacctcattcactgatacatgagcagaagatcctagaacttacctccaggatcactgagctgctgagcggagag gttcctataaggtgtcaggacatcactgtctatttctctatggaggagtgggagtatataaaaggacacaaggagcagtacaaggacatcatgatggaggaccaccagctcctcacaTCAACAG atggatccagtcagaaaAATCACCCAGATAGATGTTCTAGTCGTGAATATTCTCAAGATTGTCCAGAGGATCCGGAGCAGATTTTCCCATGGAATCATCAG GGAATCATTTCCACCATGTTCCTGCCTTCTAGAGATTTTTGTCCATCGCTTATATATAATTTAATCTCTGGACACCTCTCCTTGTtttctcatgtccctcatgtgggatctttccaggaaagttgtggtggaaggaggagcggagaggaaatcccctcatcagtgacagaggagg GAGACAAAAATAAAAGAAGTTCCCGtagacgtcccccctcatctcttTGTGGCAgagtagaagataatcagtcacatctttccacagtAAAGGGAAATAATGGAGATGAAAGGAAGTTTTCATGTTCGAAGCGGTTTATGCAGAAATCAAGTTTGGATCAACATGTGAAAATTCATACactggagaaaccattttcatgtcccaaatgtgaaaaatgttttaggAATCAATCAATTCTTaacaaacatcagagaactcacaaatCAGAGGAGAAGCCTTATTCATGTATTGAATGTGGAAAGGTTTTTACTCACAAATCAGTTTTTTCTaaacatcaaagaactcacacagaagagaagccactttcatgtactgaatgtgggaaatgttttggtaAGAAAGCAGGTCTTATTCAACACATGAAAATTCACATCggagaaaagccattttcatgtactgaatgcggAAAATGTTTTGGCGAAAAAGGAAAGCTTtctagacatcagagaactcacacaggagagaagccatttttatgtagtgaatgtggaaaatgttttggtgAAAAAGGAAAGCTTtctagacatcagagaactcacacaggagagaagccattttcatgtaccgaATGTGGAAAAGGGTTTGGTAAGAAAGATAGTCTAATACATCATCAGAGAATTCATATAGAAATTCTGCCATTTTCATGCACTAAATGTGGAAAATTGTTTAGCCAAAAAGGAGATCTTTTTAGACATCACAGAACTCACATAGAGAaatcattttcatgtactgaatgtggaaaatgttttagccaAAAAAGAGATCTTTTTAGACATCAGAttattcacactggggagaaaccattttcatgtaatgaatgtggaaaatgttttagccaAAAAAGAGATCTTTTTAGACATCAGAttattcacactggggagaaaccattttcatgtaccgaatgtggaaaatgttttagtcatAAACCTGGTCTTGTTCAACACCAGATGACACACACAGGcataaagccattttcatgtgctgaatgtggaaaatgttttaaggaAAAGGGAAAGCTTTCTAGACACCggggaactcacacaggggagaagccattttcatgtactgaatgcggAAAATGCTTTCGGGAAAGAGGAAAGCTTTtggtacatcagagaactcacacaggagagaggccttttttatgtactgaatgtgggaaatgttttaattataaATCAGATCTTGTTGATCATAATAGaacccacacaggggagaagccatttttatgtattgaatgtggaaaatgttttatgtaTAAATCAAGTCTTGTTGCACACAAGAGAAAACACACGGAGGAGAAGAGATGTTAA
- the LOC140119833 gene encoding uncharacterized protein, which yields MEEWEYIEGHKDQYKDMMMEDHQPLTSPDGSSQRNPPERCPSPGDSRDITQKPERCPSPGDSRDITQEPERCPSPEDSQDIKEEPEQNVPLDHQVLHVGSFQESCGGRRSGEEIPSSVTEEGDENTGGSHGRPPSSPCGEEEDNQSHLSTEEGNHGDKRKVSCPKCKKTFSQESNLLNHLQSHRDEKIFSRSKCEKNYTQKSRLDQHAKNVTGEKQFSCLECGKCFIRKKHLVTHQRIHTGEKPFSCSECGKCFNNNSNLVSHQRIHTGEKPFSCSECGKCFINNSNLVSHQRIHTGEKPFSCSECGKCFINSSNLISHQRFHTEEKPFPCPECGKCFVNNSNFVRHWRIHTGEKPFSCLECGKCFSHKSYLVTHQRIHTGEKPFPCHECGKCFIQKANLVQHQSTHTGKKPFLCSECGKCFGNKSSLDKHKRIHTGEKPFLCNKCGKCFSTNSSLSVHQRIHTGKKPR from the exons atggaggagtgggagtatatagaaggacacaaggaccagtacaaggacatgatgatggaggaccaccagcccctcacatcaccag atggatccagtcagagaaatccaccagagagatgtcccagtcctggagattcccgggatattacacagaaaccagagagatgtcccagtcctggagattcccgagatattacacaggaaccagagagatgtcccagtcctgaagattcccaagatatcaaagaggaaccagagcagaacgtcccactggatcatcag gtccttcatgttggatctttccaggaaagttgtggtggaaggaggagcggagaggaaatcccctcatcagtgacagaggagg GTGATGAAAATACAggaggttcccatggacgtcccccctcatctccttgtggtgaagaagaagataatcagtcacatctttccacagaggagggaaatcatggagataaaAGAAAGGTATCATGTCCAAAATGTAAGAAGACTTTTAGTCAAGAATCAAATCTTCTCAATCATCTTCAAAGTCACCGAGATGAAAAGATATTTTCAAGATCAAAATGTGAGAAAAATTATACACAGAAATCAAGACTTGATCAACATGCAAAAAATGTCACCGGAGAGAAGCAATTTTCATGtctagaatgtggaaaatgttttatcagGAAAAAACATCTTGttacacatcagagaattcacacaggagagaagccattttcatgttcagaatgtggaaaatgttttaacaaCAATTCAAATCTTGTgagccatcagagaattcacacgggggagaagccattttcatgttcagaatgtggcaaatgttttatcaaTAATTCAAATCTAGTgagccatcagagaattcacacaggggagaagccattttcatgttcagagtgTGGCAAATGTTTCATCAACAGTTCCAATCTTATTAGCCATCAGAGAtttcacacagaggagaagccatttccatgtcctgaatgtggaaaatgttttgtgaACAATTCAAATTTTGTTAGACACtggagaattcacacgggggagaagccattttcatgtcttgaatgtggcaaatgttttagtcATAAATCATATCTCGTgacacatcagagaattcacactggggaaaagccatttccatgccatgaatgtggaaaatgttttattcagaaaGCAAATCTTGTTCAACACCAAAGCACTCACACGGGGAAGAAGCCttttttatgttcagaatgtggaaaatgtttcgggAATAAGTCAAGTCTTGATAAacataagagaattcacacaggggagaaaccatttttatgcaataaatgtgggaaatgttttagcacGAATTCAAGTCTTTctgtacatcagagaattcacacaggaaagAAGCCACGATAA